In the Wenzhouxiangella sp. XN24 genome, one interval contains:
- the hisF gene encoding imidazole glycerol phosphate synthase subunit HisF, with the protein MRGERVVKGVKFRDHRDMGGILELAGRYRDEGADELVFYDIAASPAGRSVDRSWVTRVAELLDIPFCVAGGIRDVAAAEAVLADGADKISINTPALETPELVDTLARRFGSQCVVIGIDSRRESGEWRVASHTGDPERTRYGRRATLDWVREVQQRGAGEIVLNCMDSDGVRDGYDLEQLAAVREACTVPLIASGGAGEARHFIEVFHRARVDGALAATVFHSGQIAIPDLKALLAANGVEVRQ; encoded by the coding sequence GTGCGCGGCGAGCGCGTCGTCAAGGGCGTGAAGTTCCGCGACCACCGGGACATGGGCGGCATCCTCGAGCTCGCGGGACGCTACCGTGACGAGGGCGCCGACGAGCTGGTCTTCTACGATATCGCCGCGAGCCCGGCCGGACGCAGCGTGGATCGCAGCTGGGTGACGCGGGTCGCGGAGTTGCTGGACATCCCGTTCTGCGTCGCCGGCGGGATCCGCGATGTCGCGGCCGCCGAGGCGGTACTCGCCGACGGCGCGGACAAGATCAGCATCAACACGCCCGCGCTCGAGACGCCGGAGCTGGTCGACACCCTGGCGCGCCGTTTTGGCAGCCAGTGCGTCGTGATCGGGATCGACAGCCGCCGCGAATCGGGCGAATGGCGCGTCGCGAGCCACACCGGCGATCCCGAGCGCACCCGCTATGGCCGGCGCGCCACCCTCGACTGGGTGCGCGAGGTACAGCAGCGGGGGGCGGGGGAAATCGTGCTCAACTGCATGGATTCCGACGGCGTGCGCGACGGTTACGACCTGGAGCAGCTGGCCGCGGTGCGCGAAGCCTGCACCGTCCCGCTGATCGCCTCCGGCGGCGCCGGGGAGGCACGCCATTTCATCGAAGTGTTTCACCGGGCGCGGGTGGACGGCGCCCTCGCGGCGACCGTGTTTCATTCCGGCCAGATCGCCATCCCGGACCTCAAGGCCCTGCTCGCGGCCAACGGCGTGGAGGTGCGGCAATGA
- a CDS encoding bifunctional riboflavin kinase/FAD synthetase: MELIRGKHNLRPGHRGCAVTIGNFDGLHLGHRAVLARLADRAKALGVPSVVMSFEPTPREYFMGPEAPPRLSSFREKFTGLQALGIDRLLVARFDREMAALEPQAFIDQYLVEGLGTRYLAIGDDFRFGRNRAGDFATLRAAGRRQGFDVEDTPTCLLDGIRVSSTAVRAALAAGDVALATRLLGRHYGMTGRVVQGQRLGRKLGFPTVNLRPGRRVVPMTGVFAVLVRGLGPRPRPAVANLGTRPTVDGRERLLEAHLFDYSGDLYGRRLTVEFVARLRDEERFDDVECLTAQMHRDAELARRILADAGY; this comes from the coding sequence TTGGAACTGATTCGGGGAAAGCACAATCTGCGTCCTGGCCACAGGGGCTGCGCGGTGACGATCGGCAATTTCGACGGCCTTCATCTCGGGCATCGCGCCGTGCTCGCGCGCCTGGCCGACCGAGCGAAGGCGCTGGGCGTGCCGTCGGTGGTGATGAGTTTCGAACCCACGCCGCGCGAGTATTTCATGGGCCCCGAGGCGCCGCCACGCCTGTCCAGCTTTCGCGAGAAGTTCACAGGCCTGCAGGCCCTCGGCATCGACCGCCTGTTAGTCGCGCGTTTCGATAGGGAAATGGCCGCACTCGAACCGCAGGCCTTCATCGATCAATACCTGGTGGAGGGACTCGGCACGCGCTACCTCGCGATCGGGGACGATTTTCGCTTCGGCCGGAATCGGGCGGGCGATTTCGCGACGCTGCGCGCGGCGGGACGGCGCCAGGGCTTCGACGTCGAGGACACGCCGACGTGCCTGCTCGACGGGATTCGCGTCAGCAGCACGGCGGTGCGCGCGGCCCTCGCGGCCGGAGACGTGGCACTCGCCACGCGCCTGCTCGGACGACACTACGGCATGACGGGCCGGGTCGTGCAAGGCCAGCGCCTGGGCCGCAAGCTGGGATTCCCGACGGTCAACCTCCGCCCCGGACGCCGCGTGGTGCCCATGACGGGCGTGTTCGCCGTGCTGGTGCGCGGCCTGGGACCGCGGCCGCGCCCGGCGGTCGCGAATCTCGGCACGCGCCCCACGGTGGACGGCCGCGAGAGGCTGCTCGAGGCGCACCTGTTCGATTACTCGGGCGACCTGTACGGTCGGCGTCTCACCGTCGAGTTCGTCGCGCGCCTGCGGGATGAAGAACGCTTCGACGATGTAGAGTGCCTCACGGCGCAGATGCATCGCGATGCCGAACTTGCGCGGCGAATCCTCGCCGACGCAGGCTATTGA
- the hisIE gene encoding bifunctional phosphoribosyl-AMP cyclohydrolase/phosphoribosyl-ATP diphosphatase HisIE, protein MKAPDIDSLDWAKSDGLVPAIVQHAVTGGVLMLGYMNRAAYEATLACGEAVFFSRSRGALWRKGETSGNVLRVVEIRSDCDHDTLLLRAEPAGPTCHLGTRSCFGEPVAATLLDELERVIEDRLAQRPEDSYVARLAAAGAARAAQKVGEEGVETALAAVTRDADGLASEAADLVFHLLVLLRIRGISLQDVLDKLADRRR, encoded by the coding sequence ATGAAGGCCCCCGACATCGACAGCCTCGACTGGGCGAAGAGCGACGGCCTGGTGCCGGCGATCGTCCAGCATGCGGTCACGGGCGGCGTGTTGATGCTCGGCTACATGAACCGGGCGGCCTACGAGGCGACGCTGGCCTGCGGCGAGGCCGTGTTCTTCAGCCGCAGCCGCGGGGCGCTCTGGCGCAAGGGAGAGACCTCGGGCAACGTGCTGCGCGTGGTGGAGATCCGCAGCGACTGCGATCACGACACCTTGCTGCTGCGCGCCGAGCCGGCCGGCCCGACCTGCCACCTGGGGACGCGCAGCTGCTTCGGCGAGCCCGTGGCGGCGACGTTGCTCGATGAGCTGGAACGCGTCATCGAGGACCGGCTCGCGCAGCGGCCCGAGGACAGCTACGTGGCCCGGCTCGCCGCCGCGGGTGCCGCACGCGCAGCGCAGAAAGTCGGCGAGGAGGGCGTCGAGACGGCCCTCGCCGCGGTGACGCGCGACGCGGACGGCCTTGCGTCGGAGGCGGCCGACCTGGTGTTTCACCTGCTGGTCCTGCTGCGTATCCGCGGGATCTCTCTGCAGGACGTGCTCGACAAGCTGGCCGACCGGCGTCGCTGA
- the lspA gene encoding signal peptidase II, whose amino-acid sequence MNEQAGADRDPRGALAWLWLSAFIVVADQATKALIVTTFELYDRVQVLPIFGITRLHNTGAAFSFLASAGGWQRWFFVAIAIAVTVLVCVWLKRMPRTGESWLAASLSLIVGGAIGNVLDRLFRGHVVDFLSFHWERWFFPAFNVADMAITVGAVILLVESFFDGRRKEKII is encoded by the coding sequence ATGAACGAACAGGCAGGGGCGGATCGTGATCCGCGGGGCGCACTCGCATGGTTGTGGCTCTCGGCGTTCATCGTGGTCGCGGACCAGGCGACCAAGGCGCTCATCGTCACGACCTTCGAACTCTACGACCGGGTGCAGGTCCTGCCGATATTCGGCATCACGCGGCTGCACAACACGGGTGCGGCGTTCAGTTTCCTGGCCTCGGCCGGCGGCTGGCAGCGGTGGTTCTTCGTCGCCATCGCGATCGCCGTGACGGTGCTCGTCTGCGTCTGGCTGAAACGCATGCCGCGGACCGGCGAGAGCTGGCTGGCGGCATCGCTCTCGCTCATCGTCGGCGGTGCCATCGGCAACGTGCTCGATCGGCTGTTTCGCGGCCACGTGGTCGATTTCCTCAGTTTCCACTGGGAGCGCTGGTTCTTCCCGGCGTTCAACGTGGCCGATATGGCCATCACGGTCGGCGCCGTCATCCTTCTCGTCGAAAGTTTCTTCGACGGCAGGCGGAAGGAAAAAATCATCTGA
- the murJ gene encoding murein biosynthesis integral membrane protein MurJ — MSLAKSTTVVGGNTLASRVLGFARDVVFARMFGAGAGMDVFVVAFQIPNFLRRLFAEGAFSQAFVPVLAETQSRGSHEDVKALADRVAGTLGALLFVVTLIGVVAAPLFILLFAPGFSDEPEKLEIASDMLRLTFPYLFFISLTAFAGGILNTYGRFGVPAFTPVFLNLVLIGAAIWISPRFEDPIFGLAIGVFVAGVVQLGFQLPFLRALGLLPRPRWGWNHPGVRRIGRLMLPAILGSSVAQINLIVDRIIASFLVTGSISWLYYSDRLLEFPLGIFGIALATVILPGLSRRHAEQSMAAFSATLDWALKLVAVIALPAAVGLFMLAGPMIATLFQYGEFTPTDTQMARLSLMAYSVALVGFTLVKVLSPGYFSRQDIRTPVRVSIRAMFVNIGLNLVFVVPMIMLGIPGAHAGLAAATGLAAIYNASALYAGLRGTGIYVPGEGWRALAVRVVLANLAMGAALWLVAGPLEGWLAAAWHARGLRLAACIGLGLLVYVGALLALGMRPRHLRSRPGAPPSSHSV, encoded by the coding sequence ATGAGCCTCGCGAAGTCCACCACCGTCGTCGGCGGCAATACGCTGGCCTCGCGCGTGCTCGGGTTCGCGCGGGATGTCGTGTTCGCCAGGATGTTCGGGGCGGGCGCAGGCATGGACGTGTTCGTGGTGGCCTTCCAGATCCCGAACTTCCTGCGGCGCCTGTTCGCTGAAGGCGCATTCTCGCAGGCCTTCGTGCCGGTACTCGCGGAAACGCAGTCGCGCGGATCACACGAGGACGTCAAGGCGCTGGCGGACCGGGTGGCCGGCACCCTCGGAGCGCTGTTGTTCGTCGTGACGCTCATCGGGGTCGTCGCGGCGCCGCTGTTCATCCTGCTGTTCGCGCCCGGGTTCTCGGACGAGCCGGAGAAGCTGGAAATCGCCAGCGATATGCTGCGCCTGACCTTCCCTTACCTGTTTTTCATCTCCCTGACCGCGTTCGCCGGCGGCATCCTGAACACCTACGGCAGGTTCGGCGTCCCGGCGTTCACCCCGGTGTTCCTCAACCTGGTTCTGATCGGCGCGGCGATCTGGATTTCACCGCGTTTCGAAGACCCGATCTTCGGCCTGGCCATCGGCGTGTTCGTCGCCGGCGTCGTGCAACTCGGCTTCCAGTTGCCGTTTCTCCGCGCGCTGGGGCTGCTGCCGCGGCCCCGCTGGGGATGGAATCACCCGGGGGTGCGGCGGATCGGCCGACTGATGTTGCCGGCGATCCTCGGCTCGTCCGTGGCACAGATCAACCTCATCGTCGATCGCATCATCGCCTCTTTCCTGGTGACGGGCAGCATCAGCTGGCTCTACTACTCGGACCGCCTGCTGGAGTTTCCGCTGGGCATCTTCGGCATCGCACTCGCCACGGTGATCCTGCCCGGCTTGTCGCGGCGCCATGCGGAGCAGTCCATGGCGGCATTCTCGGCCACGCTGGACTGGGCGCTCAAGCTGGTGGCCGTGATCGCGCTGCCGGCCGCCGTGGGCCTGTTCATGCTGGCCGGCCCGATGATCGCGACGCTGTTCCAGTACGGCGAGTTCACCCCGACGGATACGCAGATGGCACGCCTGAGCCTCATGGCCTACTCGGTGGCGCTGGTCGGGTTCACTCTCGTCAAGGTGCTTTCGCCCGGTTATTTCAGTCGCCAGGACATCCGCACCCCCGTGCGCGTCAGCATCCGCGCCATGTTCGTCAACATCGGCCTCAACCTCGTCTTCGTCGTGCCCATGATCATGCTCGGCATTCCGGGGGCGCATGCCGGGTTGGCCGCCGCCACCGGGCTGGCGGCGATCTATAACGCCAGTGCCTTGTACGCCGGGCTGCGCGGGACGGGGATCTACGTCCCGGGAGAGGGCTGGCGGGCGCTGGCAGTCCGCGTGGTGCTGGCGAACCTGGCCATGGGGGCCGCACTCTGGCTGGTGGCGGGTCCCCTGGAGGGCTGGCTGGCGGCTGCCTGGCATGCGCGCGGACTCAGGCTGGCGGCGTGCATCGGGCTGGGCCTGCTGGTGTACGTCGGCGCCTTGCTCGCGCTCGGCATGCGGCCCCGCCACCTGCGCAGCCGGCCGGGCGCGCCACCGTCCTCCCATTCCGTATAA
- the ileS gene encoding isoleucine--tRNA ligase, with translation MAEYKDTLNLPRTDFPMRAALAQREPDMLADWEARDFYGKLRAAGKERPAFLLPDGPPYANGDIHLGHCVNKVLKDIVIRSRTLDGYDAPYIPGWDCHGLPIELVVEREHGAVGTRLDAKAFRAACRQFARQQVDAQRRDFRRLGVLGDWDRPYLTMDPAYEAQQLRAFGKIFENGHVYKGFKPVHWCLDCGSALAEAEVEYADKKSPAIDVRFRVVDEAALLEAFGSGADRNTAGPASVPIWTTTPWTLPANQAVSLHPDLEYALVAFEGPAGAERIVVARDLLTQVTRRCGIEQFEELAVCRGAALERLVLRHPFLAREVPVILGEHVTVEAGTGAVHTAPGHGQDDFIVGQRYQLPVENPVQDDGRFREGTEGVGGLKVFDANPVIVALLEERGALLHHEPLKHSYPHCWRHKTPLIFRATPQWFISMDKKALRAQALDAIRDVKWMPAWGENRIRSMVDGRPDWCISRQRTWGVPIALFVERETGEPHPDSVRLLEQVADRVERDGIDAWWDLDPAELLGEEAGRYEKVRDIMDVWVDSGLLHHCLSATREEVGFPADLYLEGSDQHRGWFQSSLLTSVGMHGTAPYRAVLTHGFTVDEKGRKMSKSLGNVVAPQKVLNSLGADILRLWVAATDYRGEMNVSDEILKRMSDSYRRMRNTVRFLLGNLDGFDPDRDAMAPEEMVALDRWAVARTAALQEEIIRAYRDYEFHLIYQKVHNFCVLDMGGFYLDVIKDRLYTTPADGHPRRSAQSAMAHIAEAMVRWLAPILAFTAEEIWARLPGERAESVLLSTWHPLPEVTMHAFDPDWTLVHAVRDAVLRELEALRTAGRIGSSLDAALVLFASAELGDKLRGTGDELRFLMLTSAARVAALDERPPDSIALEGFEGELYAQVLPTDAPKCARCWHRSPDVGSDPAHPEICGRCVGNITGDGEQRRWA, from the coding sequence GTGGCTGAATACAAGGACACGCTGAACCTGCCGCGCACGGATTTCCCGATGCGCGCGGCGCTGGCCCAGCGCGAACCCGACATGCTGGCGGACTGGGAAGCGCGGGACTTCTACGGCAAGTTGCGCGCGGCGGGCAAAGAGCGGCCGGCATTCCTGCTGCCCGACGGACCCCCTTACGCGAATGGCGATATCCATCTCGGCCACTGCGTCAACAAGGTGCTCAAGGACATCGTGATCCGTTCCCGTACGCTGGACGGCTACGATGCGCCCTACATTCCGGGCTGGGACTGTCATGGCCTCCCGATCGAGCTCGTCGTCGAGCGCGAGCACGGTGCCGTCGGCACGCGGCTCGACGCCAAGGCGTTCCGCGCAGCCTGCCGGCAGTTCGCCCGCCAGCAGGTCGATGCCCAGCGGCGCGATTTCCGCCGTCTCGGCGTGCTGGGCGACTGGGACCGACCCTATCTCACCATGGATCCCGCCTACGAGGCGCAGCAGTTGCGGGCCTTCGGCAAGATCTTCGAGAACGGCCACGTCTACAAGGGTTTCAAGCCGGTGCACTGGTGCCTCGACTGCGGTTCGGCGCTGGCGGAAGCCGAAGTCGAATACGCGGACAAGAAGTCGCCGGCCATCGACGTGCGCTTCCGCGTGGTGGACGAGGCGGCGCTGCTCGAGGCCTTCGGGTCCGGGGCGGATCGCAATACGGCGGGCCCTGCCTCCGTGCCCATCTGGACGACGACGCCGTGGACGCTGCCCGCCAACCAGGCCGTCTCGCTGCACCCGGACCTGGAGTACGCCCTGGTCGCCTTCGAGGGCCCGGCGGGCGCGGAACGAATCGTGGTGGCCCGCGACCTGCTGACCCAGGTGACGCGCCGCTGCGGCATCGAGCAGTTCGAGGAACTCGCGGTCTGTCGCGGCGCGGCGCTCGAGCGACTCGTGCTGCGCCATCCTTTCCTGGCGCGCGAGGTGCCGGTGATCCTCGGCGAGCACGTGACGGTCGAGGCGGGGACCGGGGCCGTGCATACGGCGCCCGGCCACGGGCAGGATGATTTCATCGTCGGCCAGCGATACCAGCTGCCGGTCGAGAATCCGGTACAGGACGACGGGCGCTTTCGCGAGGGAACCGAGGGCGTGGGCGGCCTGAAGGTGTTCGACGCCAACCCGGTGATCGTCGCATTGCTCGAGGAACGCGGCGCGCTGCTGCACCATGAGCCGCTCAAGCACAGCTATCCGCATTGCTGGCGCCACAAGACCCCGCTGATTTTTCGCGCCACACCGCAGTGGTTCATCAGCATGGACAAAAAAGCGCTGCGCGCCCAGGCGCTGGACGCCATCCGGGACGTGAAGTGGATGCCGGCCTGGGGCGAGAACCGCATCCGCTCGATGGTCGATGGCCGCCCGGACTGGTGCATTTCCCGGCAACGCACCTGGGGCGTGCCGATCGCGCTGTTCGTGGAACGTGAGACCGGCGAACCGCACCCGGACTCCGTGCGCCTGCTGGAACAGGTGGCGGACCGTGTCGAGCGCGACGGCATCGACGCCTGGTGGGACCTCGACCCCGCGGAACTCCTGGGGGAGGAGGCCGGTCGGTACGAGAAGGTGCGCGACATCATGGACGTGTGGGTGGACTCCGGATTGCTGCATCATTGCCTGAGCGCGACGCGGGAGGAGGTGGGTTTCCCGGCCGACCTTTATCTCGAGGGCTCCGACCAGCACCGCGGCTGGTTCCAGAGTTCGCTGCTGACCTCGGTGGGCATGCATGGCACCGCGCCGTATCGCGCCGTGCTCACCCACGGGTTCACCGTGGACGAGAAGGGGCGCAAGATGTCGAAGAGTCTCGGCAACGTGGTCGCGCCGCAGAAGGTCCTGAATTCGCTCGGCGCGGATATTCTCCGCCTCTGGGTGGCGGCCACCGACTATCGCGGCGAGATGAACGTGTCCGACGAGATCCTGAAGCGCATGTCGGATTCCTATCGGCGCATGCGCAACACCGTGCGTTTCCTGCTCGGCAATCTCGACGGCTTCGACCCGGACCGCGACGCGATGGCGCCGGAAGAGATGGTTGCGCTGGATCGCTGGGCCGTCGCGCGCACCGCCGCGCTCCAGGAAGAAATCATCCGCGCCTACCGCGATTACGAGTTCCACCTGATCTACCAGAAGGTGCACAACTTCTGTGTGCTGGACATGGGGGGGTTCTACCTGGACGTGATCAAGGACCGGCTGTACACCACGCCGGCCGACGGCCACCCGCGGCGCTCGGCGCAGAGCGCCATGGCGCATATCGCTGAAGCGATGGTGCGCTGGCTGGCGCCCATCCTGGCGTTCACCGCCGAGGAGATCTGGGCGCGACTGCCGGGCGAACGGGCCGAGTCCGTGCTGCTCTCCACGTGGCATCCGCTGCCCGAGGTCACCATGCACGCGTTCGATCCGGACTGGACGCTGGTGCACGCGGTCCGAGACGCCGTGCTGCGCGAGCTCGAGGCCCTGCGGACTGCCGGGCGGATCGGATCTTCGCTGGATGCCGCGCTGGTCCTGTTTGCGAGCGCCGAGCTCGGCGACAAGTTACGGGGCACCGGTGACGAACTCCGTTTCCTGATGCTGACTTCCGCTGCGCGTGTCGCGGCCCTGGACGAGCGCCCGCCCGATTCGATCGCCCTGGAAGGCTTCGAGGGCGAGCTCTATGCGCAGGTGTTGCCGACGGATGCGCCGAAATGCGCGCGCTGCTGGCATCGCAGCCCCGATGTGGGCAGCGACCCCGCCCATCCGGAAATCTGCGGACGCTGTGTCGGGAACATCACGGGCGACGGCGAACAGAGGCGCTGGGCATGA
- a CDS encoding S41 family peptidase, which produces MRSLLVLFITLIGIGPVVAQADTRLLRLPAIHGEQIAFVYGGDIYTVPAQGGVAQRLTSHEGLELYPRFSPDGRWIAFSAEYSGTRQVWVMPAAGGTPRQLTFYGDVGPMPPRGGTDYRILDWTPDGEHILVRANRTPYGERDGVPFLVPFEGGMEKRLGPPETGGGMLSADGQLYVYTPIDREFRTWKRHRGGRAQDVWTYDLANNTSRQLTDFVGTDHQPMWVDGRIYFVSDRDFTLNLFVMDLDGSNLSKVTSFEDFDVLWPSSDRQRIVFEQGGYVWLHDPATGETRRVPIEVRGDRPHALPGFKNVTAQIESFDIAPHGERAVFGARGEIFTVPAEHGEIRNISRSPAAREISVSWSPDGKHIAYLSDATGEYEIYLRPQDGSGEAKRITRDGNTWRFPPVWSPDGKMLAFADSANRLNMVDVDSGRVRQIDTTRHTNASFRDLTQYAWSPDSLWIAYTKVNESYNSSIWVYSVRDGEVIQLTSDATNEQSPAFDPEGRYLYFTSTRDWNLVFSSYEFNYLYNNASRIFAATLAADGPALNRPRSDEVGAAAEEKKDDDAEKERSKPLKFDVEGFNDRVVALDVPSGNHVGLAANEGGVFFVSTGSNGAQLRHYDLEKREAETVLEGISGYVLSADGKKLLWRHQDKFGIADAKPGIEKDKTALDLDKLEMRVDPRVEWQQVYVDGWRILRDWFWDPGHHGQDWDAIRARYAPLVEHVAHRADLDYIFGELAGELNAGHIYVNSSPDMPKVERVPAGMLGALVEAHESGYFRIARIYPGENWHDYYRSPLTEAGVTAAEGDFILAVDGVSTRGVDNFYRLLENKGDRVVELTLNDRASERGARVERVRTVTSEVNLRYLDWVTSNRRMVHELSGGRIGYIHVPNTAVEGNRELLKGMLAEARRDALIIDDRYNGGGFIPDRMIELLARTPLNYWVWRGFEPQRRPLLSHDGPKAMLINGLASSGGDALPYYFRKLGLGPLIGTRTWGGLIGISGNPALADGSSIIPATFRFLDTDGNWAVEDEGVAPDIEVIDRPEAIAAGRDPSIEKAVEVLLETLEKDPPTDIVMPPPPKDFRFD; this is translated from the coding sequence ATGCGATCCTTGCTTGTCCTTTTCATCACCCTCATCGGAATCGGTCCTGTCGTCGCCCAGGCCGATACGCGCCTGCTGCGCCTCCCGGCCATTCACGGCGAGCAGATCGCCTTCGTCTACGGCGGCGATATCTACACGGTGCCGGCCCAGGGCGGCGTCGCCCAGCGGCTGACTTCCCATGAGGGCCTGGAGCTCTACCCGCGGTTCTCCCCGGACGGCCGCTGGATCGCGTTCTCGGCGGAGTACTCCGGGACCCGCCAGGTGTGGGTGATGCCGGCGGCGGGCGGCACGCCGCGCCAGCTGACCTTCTATGGCGACGTGGGTCCGATGCCGCCGCGCGGCGGCACCGATTACCGGATCCTGGACTGGACGCCGGACGGTGAGCATATTCTCGTGCGCGCCAATCGCACGCCCTACGGCGAGCGGGACGGCGTGCCCTTTCTCGTCCCCTTCGAGGGGGGCATGGAGAAGCGACTGGGTCCGCCGGAAACCGGGGGCGGCATGCTCTCGGCCGACGGCCAGCTCTACGTCTACACGCCGATCGACCGCGAATTCCGTACCTGGAAGCGTCATCGCGGCGGGCGCGCCCAGGATGTCTGGACCTATGACCTGGCGAATAACACCTCGCGCCAGCTGACCGATTTCGTCGGCACGGACCACCAGCCCATGTGGGTGGACGGCCGGATCTATTTCGTCTCGGATCGCGACTTCACGCTCAACCTCTTCGTCATGGACCTGGACGGCTCCAACTTGAGCAAGGTGACGAGCTTCGAGGATTTCGACGTGTTGTGGCCGAGCTCGGACCGGCAGCGCATCGTGTTCGAGCAGGGCGGTTACGTCTGGCTGCACGACCCGGCGACCGGAGAGACGCGGCGCGTCCCCATCGAGGTGCGCGGCGACCGGCCGCATGCCTTGCCGGGCTTCAAGAACGTGACCGCGCAGATCGAGAGTTTCGACATCGCACCGCATGGCGAGCGGGCCGTGTTCGGCGCGCGCGGGGAGATCTTCACGGTGCCGGCGGAACACGGTGAGATACGCAACATCTCCCGGTCTCCGGCCGCACGCGAGATCAGCGTCAGCTGGTCGCCGGACGGCAAGCACATCGCCTACCTGTCCGACGCCACTGGAGAATACGAAATCTACCTGCGGCCGCAGGATGGCAGCGGTGAAGCAAAGCGCATCACCCGGGACGGCAACACCTGGCGTTTCCCTCCGGTGTGGTCGCCGGACGGCAAGATGCTGGCCTTCGCGGACAGCGCCAATCGCCTGAACATGGTCGACGTCGATTCGGGTCGTGTCCGGCAGATCGATACCACGCGGCACACCAACGCGTCGTTTCGTGACCTCACCCAGTACGCCTGGTCGCCGGACAGCCTATGGATCGCGTACACGAAAGTGAACGAGAGCTACAACAGTTCGATATGGGTCTACTCCGTGCGCGACGGCGAGGTGATACAGCTGACGTCCGACGCCACCAACGAGCAGAGCCCGGCTTTCGATCCAGAGGGACGCTACCTGTACTTCACCTCCACGCGCGACTGGAACCTCGTGTTCTCGTCCTACGAGTTCAACTATCTCTATAACAACGCCTCACGCATCTTCGCCGCGACCCTCGCGGCCGACGGTCCGGCGCTCAACCGCCCGCGCAGCGACGAAGTGGGGGCGGCGGCCGAGGAGAAAAAAGACGACGACGCCGAGAAGGAACGCAGCAAGCCGCTCAAGTTCGACGTCGAGGGGTTCAACGACCGGGTCGTGGCGCTCGACGTTCCGTCGGGCAACCATGTCGGCCTGGCGGCGAACGAGGGCGGCGTGTTCTTCGTCTCGACCGGAAGCAACGGCGCCCAGCTGAGGCATTACGACCTCGAGAAACGTGAGGCCGAGACCGTGCTGGAGGGCATCTCCGGTTATGTGCTGTCGGCGGACGGCAAGAAACTGCTGTGGCGGCACCAGGACAAGTTCGGTATCGCCGACGCCAAGCCCGGCATCGAAAAGGACAAGACGGCGCTCGATCTCGACAAGCTCGAGATGCGCGTCGATCCGCGCGTGGAATGGCAGCAGGTCTACGTCGACGGCTGGCGCATCCTGCGCGACTGGTTCTGGGACCCGGGTCACCACGGGCAGGACTGGGACGCGATTCGCGCACGTTACGCCCCGCTGGTCGAGCATGTCGCCCATCGTGCGGACCTCGATTACATTTTCGGCGAGCTCGCGGGTGAATTGAACGCGGGCCATATCTACGTCAACAGCAGTCCGGACATGCCCAAGGTCGAGCGCGTCCCCGCAGGGATGCTCGGCGCCCTGGTCGAGGCGCACGAGTCGGGCTACTTCCGCATTGCGCGGATCTACCCCGGGGAAAACTGGCACGATTATTACCGTTCGCCGCTCACCGAGGCCGGCGTGACCGCCGCCGAAGGCGATTTCATCCTTGCAGTCGACGGAGTGAGCACGCGCGGCGTGGACAACTTCTACCGCCTGCTGGAGAACAAGGGCGACCGCGTCGTGGAGCTGACGCTCAATGACCGGGCGAGCGAGCGCGGCGCGCGGGTGGAACGCGTCCGCACGGTCACCAGCGAGGTGAACCTGCGTTACCTGGACTGGGTGACCAGCAACCGGCGCATGGTCCACGAGTTGTCGGGAGGCCGCATCGGCTACATCCATGTGCCCAACACCGCCGTGGAAGGCAATCGCGAGCTGCTCAAGGGCATGCTCGCCGAGGCACGGCGCGACGCGCTGATCATCGACGACCGCTACAACGGCGGCGGCTTCATCCCCGACCGCATGATCGAGCTGCTGGCTCGCACGCCGCTCAACTACTGGGTCTGGCGCGGTTTCGAACCACAGCGGCGCCCGTTGCTGTCGCACGACGGCCCCAAGGCGATGCTGATCAACGGGCTGGCGAGTTCCGGCGGCGATGCGCTGCCTTATTATTTTCGCAAGCTCGGGCTCGGCCCCTTGATCGGGACGCGCACCTGGGGTGGACTTATCGGAATCAGCGGCAATCCCGCGCTCGCAGACGGCTCGAGCATCATTCCGGCGACGTTCCGCTTCCTCGATACGGACGGCAACTGGGCGGTCGAGGACGAAGGCGTCGCGCCCGACATCGAGGTGATCGACCGACCGGAGGCGATCGCCGCCGGACGCGATCCGAGTATCGAAAAAGCGGTGGAGGTCCTGCTCGAAACGCTCGAGAAGGACCCCCCGACCGATATCGTCATGCCGCCGCCGCCGAAGGATTTCCGCTTCGACTGA